In Chitinophagaceae bacterium, the DNA window TTACCGGTGATGATTCAATTTGTTCAGGCTCTGTTGTTACCTGGACGACAGTTGTTTCTTACGCCACTTATCACTGGTCGAATCTTGACACCATTTCAGGTACTCTTTTATTTTTGCCTGGCACGTATACGGTTTCAGTCACTGATTCATTCGGATGCGCAGGTAGTGATTCTGCAACACTTTATGTTCTTGATAACCCTTCTCCTCATATTTCCGGGCAGGATTCGATATGCGAAGAAACATCCATCCAGCTTTTTGCAGAAGAAGGATTTTCCAACTATCAATGGTCAACTGATGATACAACTTCTACTGTTGAAATACATGCGGCGGGTCAATATTCAGTTTCAGTAATTGATATGAATGGTTGTTCAGGAAATGATACACTGAGCGTATATCCGCGACTGGTTCCAATCATCTCAGGCAATAATGCAATTTGTGAAGGTGACACAGCCCTCTTATATGCTGAAGAAGGATATTTTCATTATCTCTGGTCTTCCGGTGACACGACTTCCATTATAAAAGCAACCGTCTCTGGTATATATTCGGTAACTGTAATAGATTCTGCAGGGTGCATCGGATCTTCTTCCATCAACCTTACTGTTCATCCCATTCCAGTTGTAAATATTTCAGGATTGAATATTATTTGCGCGGGAAATTCAACCACCTTCAGCGCTGGTATCGGATTCAGCAGTTACCTCTGGTCAAACGGCACAACTGGCAGCATTGTAGCGCTTTCACTCCCTGGCATTTATGCTGTTACCGTTACTGATCCGAATGGTTGCATAGGAACTAATTCCAGAACATTAACCATCGACAGTGTATCAACTATTTCGGTATCACCAGTTATTTCTTCCATTTGTTTCGGTGATACGATTCATTTTACCGTCACCGGCGCTTCCAGTTATATCTGGTCACCTACGATTCAATTGAGTGCTACATCAGGAGATGCCGTGGATGTTTATCCTGCAATTAACACAACATACACTGTGCTTGGAATAAATGAAGAAGGATGTTCGCCTTACGAGATCTTACCGATAACAGTGAACAGTTTGCCGGAAGTAACCTTTACACCACCAGTGGCGACTATTTGTTCTGGAAATAATATTTCAATTTCCGCCAGTGGTGGTTCATCTTATGTTTGGTCACCGGCTACAGCTTTAAATACAATAAGCGGGAATACGGTTATCGCCAGTCCTGTTGTTTCACAAATTTATCATGTTACCGGCACTGATACACTTGGATGTTCTTCTACTTCGGATGTAACTGTTTCTGTTAACGCAAAACCTCTTATAACGATTAGTCCTGCGCAACCTGCTATTTGTGCGGGAGCAAGCAAAGTACTAACCGCTTCAGGAGGAACATCTTACACGTGGTCACCGTCAACGGGTTTAAATGTTACTACAGGATCCACGGTAACAGCACAGCCTGCTGTAACAACTACCTATACCATTACCGGTTTCAATGCTTTTGGTTGTTCCGCTACCACCACTGTCACACTTACTATTAATCCGCTGCCGGTTGTTACCGTTGATCCATCAAGCGCCGCTATATGTAAAGGGTTTTCCACGAACCTCACTGCTGCAGGGGCAGCTACTTATACCTGGGCGACATCAGGTGGATTGAATGTAACCACTGGCGCCAATGTTGTGGCAAGTCCGGCAAATACAAAAACATACACACTAGTCGGTACAAGCAATACCGGTTGTTCTTCAGTAACAACAGTAACTGTAATCGTAAATGCATTACCGGTAGTATCAATAAATCCTGCAGCGATTACTATTTGCCAGGGCAATTCAACGGATCTGACTGCCGCAGGTGCATTAAATTATACATGGGCACCTCAATCGTCGTTAAATAGTACTACCGGGAACATAGTTAATGCAAGTCCAGGTACCACCAAAACATTTACGGTAACCGGAACAAACGCAGCAGGATGTTCTGCAACTGCGCAATCAGTAATTACCGTGAGGCCCAAGCCACCAGCAGCAGTAAGCCCTTCAGTGGTTTCTTATTGTCCGGATGGCAGCGCGACATTGATTGCTTCGGGAGGAGTTTCTTATTCCTGGACACCTTCAGCGGGACTCAATGTCACCACAGGATCTACAGTCGTAGCATCTCCGAACAGTAACAGAACTTACACAGTTACCTGCACCGATGCATTCGGTTGCACCGCAACTGCTACTTCTAAAATCACAGTGAATGTAAATCCTACACTTGCAATTACACCTTCTTCAGCTCAGATCTGTATTGGCGGAAATGTGACGCTTACCGCTTCTGGTGCAAGTACTTACTCGTGGTCGCCTTCCGCAGGATTGAGTATTACAACGGGGGCATCTGTGCTGGCCAATCCTTCTATAACAACTACGTACACGGTTACAGGTATAAACGCAACTGGCTGCACAGCAACAGCAACCAGGCTCGTTACAGTAAATCCCAATCCTTCTGTGACGGTGAATCCTGCATCGCCATCCATCTGCATTGGATCCGGAACTTTATTAACTGCTTCCGGTGCTTCAATTTATAACTGGCTTCCTTCCACAGGTTTAAACATTACCTCGGGAGCAGTCGTAACTGCCACGCCATTAGTAACAACCAGCTATACGGTTACTGGTACAAATACTTTTGGCTGCAGTGCTTCTCAATTTACAGTAGTGACTGTAAATTCTTTGCCTGTTTTAAACGTGCTATCACAACCATCAACTATTTGCCAGGGAGTCTCTTCTACACTTTCCGCCAGCGGAGCAATGACTTATTTATGGTCGCCGCCGCTTGCGGGTTTGAATGTTGTAGTGGGTGATGTTGTGATAGCCACTCCTTTTTCAAATACAACCTACCAGGTAACCGGTACAAATGCGGAAGGGTGCGAATCAACAGCATCCGTTAACATCAATGTTTTACAAAACCCTACTCCTTCGATAACCGGTGAGCATGCAGTGTGTAGCGGATTTGCCGCTTCCTTGATTACACAATCAGGTTATGCATCTTACCTCTGGTCAAATGGAAGCACTGCCCAAAGTATTTCAGTTGGTACTGCCGGAGACTATTCTCTTACTGTAACGGCTGAAAATGGTTGTTCCGGATCAACTTCACATTCGCTCGCGATTCTTCCGCTTCCCGCACCAGTCATCACCGGAGTCAATGCAATCTGTTCAGGAACGAATGCAACATTAGATGCAGGAGACGGGTACAATTCTTATCAATGGTCAACTTCAGCAACTACTCAAACCCTTGCAGTTTCTTCCGAAGGAAATTATAGTGTAACAGTGACTGATGCAAATGGGTGTTCCGGTTCAGCTTCGCATACGCTCGCAATTCTTCCGCTTCCATCACCACTTATTGACGGCGCTGATTCGATTTGTACCGGAACCAATACTACATTGGATGCAGGCACAGGATACACTTCTTATTTGTGGTCAACAGGTGAAGCAACACAAATGATTTTTGCTGTTGCTGAAGGAAATTATTCGGTTACCGTAACAGATTCAAATAACTGTGCCGGTACAATTTCAAAATCCATAAGCTATTTTGAATCACTGAATCCAACCGTTAATGGTGCAGATACTATATGTGCAGGATCATCAACTACATTATATGCAAGCGATGGATTTTCAAGCTATTTATGGTCGACAGGAAGCACCTCGCAATCGATACTGGTTGCATCTGCCGGAAATTATGCTGTTCAGGTAATGGATCAACATGGTTGTATTGCCAATGCTGCCTTTACGATTTCAGTCATCAGTGGTGATCCGGTTATCATCACACCTTCTTCTGCTGCTATTTGTGAAGGAGATTCTGCAACACTTATTGCGTCAAATGGAAACACTTTCAGTTGGGAACCTTTAACAGGATTAAGCAGCATTTCCGGTTCATCTGTAGTTGTTAATCCTGAAACAACAACAACCTATACTGTTTCAGGTACCAGCGAATATGGTTGCCTCACCAGTGGTTTTGTTACGATAACTGTAAATCCTGTTCCTGTTGTTATGGTGGATCCGGCTCAGGCAGTCATCTGTTCCGGCAACAACGTATCACTTATCGCAAGTGGTGCGCAGCAATTCAGTTGGATTCCTGCTACAGGATTAAATACATCAAGTGAGGCTGCCGTAATTGCGAACCCGGAATCCACCACTACTTATAATGTAACCGGCATCACCGCTGAAGGTTGTATTGATACGGCAACTGTGCAGGTAACAGTAAATTCAAAACCAGTCGTGAGTGTCAATCCTTCGGCTGTTATCATCTGTCGGGGTTCGTCCATTTTACTTACTGCCTCAAATGCACTGACTTATTCCTGGTCGCCTTCCAATGCATTAAATGCAACAACAGGAGAAAGTGTGACTGCCACTCCGGTTGTCACTACTACTTATACCGTTACAGGCACCGATAGCGTCGGCTGCTCTGCAACTGCTGAAATGGAAGTAACGGTGAATGAAGACACTTTATACTATGAGGATGCTGATAATGATATGTATGGAAATGCTGCCGTAGCTCAAATCAGTTGTTTGGGACAACCATCTGGCTATGTTTCAAATAGCACAGATTGTAATGATGCCGCACCCGGAATACATCCTGATGCTGCTGAAATTTGCTTTAATGGCATTGATGACAATTGTAATAGCGAAGAGGATGAAGGATGCGTGACCTCATTTGTTTTTGAGGTGAAATTTTTCATTCAGGGTTACATGGATGAATTTAATCCGGGATTTATGAAACCTGTTTTATCTAATGAAAATATAGGTGTTGACCTTGCTGAAGTGGATACTGTAACTATAAGATTACATGATGAAGCAGGTTATGAAACAATTGATTCCTTCAGCGGTTTGCTGCATGCGGATGGAATGATAAGTTGTACTTTCTTTAATGTCGCTCACAATAGTTCCTATTATATTTCTATCCATTATAAAAACACCCTTGAAACATGGAGTGCTGCTGCGGTATCGATGAATGATAGCAGTTACGATTTTTCATCGGATGTGCTGCAAGCATATCCTGATCCATTCAATCCGAATCCGCAGATGACATTTATTGCAGGCATTTGGGCGATTTACAGTGGCGACATAGATCAGAATGGATCAATTGACGGCGGCGATTTCAATGCGATGGAACCGGATGTTACATTCCCCAATTTCGGTTATAATATCGCTGATATTACCGGTGACGGCATACCAGACGGACAGGATTATAATTTACTGGAACCTAATGTTGCGTTGGGATTGTTTGTGGCTCGTCCGTAAATCTGTTATGCAGGTTTATAAGGTTGATGGAGGCAGTTGCATAAATGGTCAATGGTCAATAGTTAATTGTCAATAGTCCTTGGACATTAGTTCATTGGCACATTAAAGCATGGGCACATCATGTATAAAACCTACTGATTCTTTTCCCCCGTACCAAAAATAAAATCAGTGTTCTGTTGGCCGTTTTCTTCATTGTATTTAGAGCAATCGGTTTCGATGCTCAGCTCACCGGAAGGAGGTGTAAAATGCGCTGTAGTGGAAATATTCAGCGATTTGTCTGCATAACAACTTTTAATAAAATAAGCCCATATCGGCAAAGCCATGCTGGCACCCTGGCCGTAGAACATTGATTTAAACCTGATGATCCGTTCTTCACCACCTACCCAACAACCGCCTACAATTTGTGGTGTGATGCCCATAAACCAACCATCGGTATTGTCCTGTGTGGTACCGGTTTTTCCACCCATCTCCGCTGTAATTTCAAACTTACCCCTGAGGCGGCTGGCAGTTCCATGGTCCACCACATTTTCCAGCATCTTTACCATCACATAGGCTACTTGTTCAGAAACAACTTCTACTTGTTTGGAAGTAAAATCCTGTATCACACTTCCTTTGTTGTCTTCAATGCGTAACAGGTAACGTGGCCTTGTATAAGTACCCTGATTCGCGAATGTTCCATAAGCTCCCGTCATTTCATAAACTGAAATATCGGGCACACCCAGGCAAATGGAAGGATAGGGTGGCATGTCGCTGGTGATGCCCATCCGTCTTGATAAATCAATCATTGGCTGCGGACCTAATTGTTTCATCAGAAATGCGCTGACGGTATTGATGGAATTCTGAAGTCCCTGGTAAAGGGTAACCATTCCACCGTATTTCCCATCTGAATTGGAAGGTGTCCAATCCTGAAATTCCGGAAAAGAAATTTTTTCATTCGGAACCTGGAAACATGGTGAGTAACCATTGTCAATGGCCAGTGTGTAAAGAATGGGTTTAATGGTAGAACCAACCTGCCTTTTTGCATTGATGTTTACATGGTCGTATTGAAAATAATGATGGTTGATGCCACCTACCCAGGCAAGGATGTTTCCATTGGTGGGATCCATAGCCATAAATCCACAATGCAAAAAGAATTTATAATACCGGATGGAATCATAGGGCGACATGGTGGTATCTATTTCGCCTTTATAGGAAAATACAGTCATCGGAATTTTTGTTTTGAAAGCAATACGAACCGAATCTTCTGAAATGCCTGCAGCTTTCATCTTCGACCATCGTTCACTTCTCTTCATCGCGTCTTCAATAAATTTTTCATTCTTGCCCCACGGTACAGAACCCTTGTAACTTTGATTGAATTGCTTTTGCAAATCACGCATGTGCTTTTGTACCGCGTCTTCGGCATACAACTGCATTTTATAATTGATGGTGGTATAAATACGAAGTCCGTCTTTATAAATATTGTATTGAGAACCATCCGGCTTCAAATGATCTTTGCAGAATTGTGTGAGATCCTGTCGCAGGAATTCACGGAAGTACGTAGCAGCTCCTTCATTGTGATCAGGACTCATATAATTGAGAATGATAGGTATCTGCTTCAGAGAATCATATGCCGCTTGCGTGAGAAAGCCATTTTTTTTCATCTGCGACATCACGATGTTTCTGCGTGTTAATGCAAAATCAGGATGACGTCTTGGATTGTAGATGGTGCTTCCATTCAGCATTCCGATGAGCAATGAAGCTTCTTCAACGCGCAATGAGTCGGGTGTTTTATTGAAATAAGTATGTGCCGCGGATTTAATACCGTAAGAGTTTTCACTGAAAGCGACAGTTTGCAGATAAAGATTTAGAATTTCATCTTTTGTATATCTTCTTTCAAGCTTGATCGCTATTACCCATTCTTTGAATTTCGACAGGAGCGTAGCAAAAATGTTTGATGAAGGTCTTGGAAAAAGATTCTTAGCCAATTGCTGTGTAATGGTACTGCCACCTTCCTTATCTCCGACAAGTGTAGAAAGCGCTGCCCTTAAAGTGCCCCAATAATCGATGCCGGAATGACTGTAAAACCGCACATCCTCTGTTGCGGTGAGGCAATTGCGGATCATTACCGGAATTTCTTCAAAAGAGGACGTAGAGCGGTTCTGAAAATAATATTTACCAAGCAACACACCATCAGATGAATATACTTCAGTAGCGAGTGAACTGCGCGGATTTTCTATTTCCTCGAAGGAAGGCATCTTCCCGAATGCGCCTACTGCTGCCAGTAACAACATTAAAAAAAAGAAAGTGATACTACCCAACACGCAGTACCAGAAATATTTTATGAATGGCGTTGACTTCTTATTTTTTAACATGAAGAGTAAGGATCAGGCACAATGACTGGATGTGGTCTGCAAATAAAGTAAAGTTAAGTAGGTTTTTCGCGGTAGCATGTTGGATGCTGTGATCAGATGTGTTGCGAAGCAAAAAATATTCCTTCAATTGGACTAAGAACGTGTTTTTAGATAGTGTATCACTGACAAATCTTAGCCGTAATTTTTATAAAAAATACGGTGATCACTCACCATCATCGCTTTCTTCCTCTTCTTCATTCTCATAATTTTTGGAAAAGAAGTCTTCATATTCAGCTACATCCTTGCGCTGATAAAAGAGCGGGAAATTTTTGTCATCAATTACAAAAATGGAATAGCCAATGTCTTCCACAGATTCAAAAAGGGTTTCGGAATCAGAAACCTCATTGTAGTAAGTCATTGCAGCATCCTTGTTTTTCATTTGTTTTACAACTATGATCTGTGTCTTGGTATCGAGCAATTGTGGCGTTACTTTATAATTATCGAGTGCATGCTTTGCCTTATTGAAATCAGAAAGACCGGCAGAAACATCTTTTGTTTTGGGTGAAATGGTATTGAAGACGACCACTAAATAATGCGGATTTCCTTCATGCAACTGATAAGGAGCGACCTTGGAATTTTGCTTGTTTTTACTCATCGGATCACTTTGCTTGTTTAACGGAGCCGCAGCCTGTTGTACACCAAGTGCAATCAATATTTCAATTGCTTTATCGTGTACCTCGCCACTTGGATATTTTTTTACGATGGAATCAAGTGCATCAATGTATTCCTGGCGGCCCAGTGTTTTACCTTTTACCATGGCCTCCAATAAGTCAAACTTAGGTTCCAGTGGATTTGGCCTGAATAAACTGTCTGCTGCCCGAATCCGTTTTATTACGTCCTTATATTGTTCCTGTGTATAATAGTCGTAAGTAGAAGCGTAATAATTACTCAACTCATGCTTCTGAGCGTCTTTTTTATTTAAGTAATCAGGGTCACTGATTACCATCGCATATACACTGGTTGGGTTTTGCAAAATCAGTTGTTTATAGCTTTCCGCTTTTGCAACGTTGCCTGTTTGTGTGTAAAGAAGATAGAGGTTATAGTATACAGAAGTAATATTTTCCATGTCCGGAAAACGGGCGGCCATCTTTTCAAATGTTTCGATGGCCTTCGGAATATTTTTCAGATCGCTTTTATAAATAGTTCCCAGATCATAATAAGCGTCGAACAGAATGCCGTTCGATACGGCCATTTTTTCCTTCGTGAGTGGAATATTCTCCGCCATCTTTTGCGATTCGCTTACACCTTCACTTGCTTTATTCGCAGCCAATATTGCTTCCTTGTCTTCTACGCTTTCTCCGCTATTGTCAGCAACCTGGGCATCATTTGATTTTTTATCGCTTCGCCGCCAGTTATCTTCCGGCGGACGGTTGCCCCACTTCTTTATAAACTCATTGTAACCTGTCGCTTTTGTAGAAGTATTGTAGAAGTACCAGTTGCCGGAGGTTCCTGCCTGATTGCCCGGGAGTTCCTGAATTTTCTGAGTCTCCAGACTCAACATAGTGTCTTTGGCTTCATATTGTTTTTTGCGCTCAGCGGTTGTGATCGCATTGTCAATAATTTTATTCCTTTCTTTTTCACTCATCTTTGCGAGTTTTTGCAAACTGTCCTGCACAAAGATGATCCTGTTTGCCTGCGCGATGCGATCTAACACTGCATGAATTTCTTTTACACGATCAAGTGTGTCAAACTTCGGATCCAAAAAAGCCACTGCGCTGTCATAGCTGGGCTGTGCTGTCATATAGTCCTGATCAAGAAAACTCAGTTCTCCTAATTTTAGAAAGGAAAGTCCTTTTTGATTGATATCCGCGAAACTGTTTTTAATAGATGTTTCCAGATTCACTACGGCTTCTTCTTCTTTATCCTGCCGCAGGTTTACCAGGGCCATGTAATAATAGATTTGGTCGTTGTAATCAACATAGCGTTCATCGTGCGACATCTCAACCAGTTGCGCCATTACCTCTTTATAGGAGCCAACACCCGACTGAATGAAAATTTTACCGGCATTAATACGGGCATTAAATTCCATTTCATAAGACGGTCTCAGGCTGGCTACTTCACCGAATTTCTTAATCGCGTTTGCATAGTTGCCGTTCAGTTGGTTGAGCTGAGCAAGAATGAAAGTATAACGCGTTTTATCTTTCATATTCTTAGTAAGGTCAGTAGCGATCTGCATCGGATCAATCGCCTTCTCGTATTGCTTCTGTTGAATATTAACATATGCTTTTGTCAGTGCAAGATCTTCACTTAGATCTTTAGGAAACTTATTGCCCTCTTCGAGATAGGCGATAATAGCTTGCGCATCTGAAAAATTCCTCAGGTTGGCATAACAACGAACCATCCACAACAGGTCAATATTACGAATGGGTTGATGTTTCAGAAAACTCAGTGCGCCGCCTTCGTTGTCTGAAGCCGCTTTCGCTTCTTCTTTTTCACGCTGAGCATCGCGCTGCGCTTTGGTCATGGGTTTGCCTTTCTTCTTTTTCTTTTTAGAAGCAGCGGATGAAGTGGATGGGGCCTTTTCTTTAAATTCAGAAGATACATATTGAAATGTTGCGAGTGCCGCTTCGTAATTCTTCTTGTAATAATATGCTTTGCCAATATTGAAATAACAATCGTCTGCCCATTTGCTTTTTGGATGAAGCTTGACAACAACAGTTAATCTTTTGATGACTGAATCCATTTCGCTTCCGGCAGCAGCGTCGTCAGCATTTCCAATGTCGTAGATAGGAAGGAGTTTTGTATAATCGTCTTTTTTTCCGGAGCGCATTTGCTGCTCGGTTTCCGTCATTTTCAATTTTGCATAGTAATACCCGTTGTAATGGGCACTGGTATTGTGATAAACCCGGCCAAAATAAGATTGTCCGCCTTTCTTGCCGGAAGAGCAGGACGACAAGATTAAAACAGTAAAAAGTACCGAAAAGAGCCGGTGTTGTTTTCTATGCAATTCTATCAGAAATTTAAACGTGCAAGATAACTCATAAAAGGTAAAAATATTTTTAAAGAGGGAAATTAACGCAAGATAATTGGTTTCGTGTGAACAGGCATTTCAAACGTGCTTCCCGGTAGGTTATTGGATGACAGTTGAAGGAATAAAACCTGTTTTTTTTGGCTCCAGCACTTGAAACAGATCGCATCCTTTCCAGGATTGAATCACCTTGCCTGTCCAGTTGGTGCGCAACGCTTCCCTAAGCATTGGTTCACAAGTCATAACTATTTCTCCGGGCTCCAGCTCCGTTGGATTGTTTTTTAGAACGATGGAATAATGATCCAGATGCTGGTAAGTTCGTTGGTAGAATTTCAATTGATCGTAATGCTCAGGGTCTTTTGGTGGTGATTTCAGGATAGTATACCTGCTTATTTCCGGATGGTTCTCGTTTAAGAATTTCATAAATGCGCCTGTGATTCTGAATTCATCTGATTGGCTCCGGTCCCAGGCGTAAGTGATGTCGTCAGTTGTAAATATTTTATTAACCATTCGGCTATAAGGAATTAGCAATGCTGCAAAAAGGACCAATACAACTATTGAATTTTTGAATGACTCCTGTACCTGAAAGTAAGGAAGCGTACCCAGCTTTTTAATCACGCTATAAATGAATATGGCAACGATTAAACTCATTAACGGATAAAGAGGCGCATCGTACCATTCTAATTTATCAGCCGGATAGGAAATGAGCAGGAAATAACCCAATGAAAGTATCCAAAGGTAAAGCAGGCAACGTATTACTATTTTTTCCTTTTCGAAAAGAAACATAATTAATGAAAAGGGAAGCAGGTAAAGGAAAGGCGTGAAACTTCCATGTAGCATATTGAAAAAGTAAAATGAAAAAGGCTGCACATGCC includes these proteins:
- a CDS encoding transglycosylase domain-containing protein, which translates into the protein MLKNKKSTPFIKYFWYCVLGSITFFFLMLLLAAVGAFGKMPSFEEIENPRSSLATEVYSSDGVLLGKYYFQNRSTSSFEEIPVMIRNCLTATEDVRFYSHSGIDYWGTLRAALSTLVGDKEGGSTITQQLAKNLFPRPSSNIFATLLSKFKEWVIAIKLERRYTKDEILNLYLQTVAFSENSYGIKSAAHTYFNKTPDSLRVEEASLLIGMLNGSTIYNPRRHPDFALTRRNIVMSQMKKNGFLTQAAYDSLKQIPIILNYMSPDHNEGAATYFREFLRQDLTQFCKDHLKPDGSQYNIYKDGLRIYTTINYKMQLYAEDAVQKHMRDLQKQFNQSYKGSVPWGKNEKFIEDAMKRSERWSKMKAAGISEDSVRIAFKTKIPMTVFSYKGEIDTTMSPYDSIRYYKFFLHCGFMAMDPTNGNILAWVGGINHHYFQYDHVNINAKRQVGSTIKPILYTLAIDNGYSPCFQVPNEKISFPEFQDWTPSNSDGKYGGMVTLYQGLQNSINTVSAFLMKQLGPQPMIDLSRRMGITSDMPPYPSICLGVPDISVYEMTGAYGTFANQGTYTRPRYLLRIEDNKGSVIQDFTSKQVEVVSEQVAYVMVKMLENVVDHGTASRLRGKFEITAEMGGKTGTTQDNTDGWFMGITPQIVGGCWVGGEERIIRFKSMFYGQGASMALPIWAYFIKSCYADKSLNISTTAHFTPPSGELSIETDCSKYNEENGQQNTDFIFGTGEKNQ
- a CDS encoding tetratricopeptide repeat protein; its protein translation is MHRKQHRLFSVLFTVLILSSCSSGKKGGQSYFGRVYHNTSAHYNGYYYAKLKMTETEQQMRSGKKDDYTKLLPIYDIGNADDAAAGSEMDSVIKRLTVVVKLHPKSKWADDCYFNIGKAYYYKKNYEAALATFQYVSSEFKEKAPSTSSAASKKKKKKGKPMTKAQRDAQREKEEAKAASDNEGGALSFLKHQPIRNIDLLWMVRCYANLRNFSDAQAIIAYLEEGNKFPKDLSEDLALTKAYVNIQQKQYEKAIDPMQIATDLTKNMKDKTRYTFILAQLNQLNGNYANAIKKFGEVASLRPSYEMEFNARINAGKIFIQSGVGSYKEVMAQLVEMSHDERYVDYNDQIYYYMALVNLRQDKEEEAVVNLETSIKNSFADINQKGLSFLKLGELSFLDQDYMTAQPSYDSAVAFLDPKFDTLDRVKEIHAVLDRIAQANRIIFVQDSLQKLAKMSEKERNKIIDNAITTAERKKQYEAKDTMLSLETQKIQELPGNQAGTSGNWYFYNTSTKATGYNEFIKKWGNRPPEDNWRRSDKKSNDAQVADNSGESVEDKEAILAANKASEGVSESQKMAENIPLTKEKMAVSNGILFDAYYDLGTIYKSDLKNIPKAIETFEKMAARFPDMENITSVYYNLYLLYTQTGNVAKAESYKQLILQNPTSVYAMVISDPDYLNKKDAQKHELSNYYASTYDYYTQEQYKDVIKRIRAADSLFRPNPLEPKFDLLEAMVKGKTLGRQEYIDALDSIVKKYPSGEVHDKAIEILIALGVQQAAAPLNKQSDPMSKNKQNSKVAPYQLHEGNPHYLVVVFNTISPKTKDVSAGLSDFNKAKHALDNYKVTPQLLDTKTQIIVVKQMKNKDAAMTYYNEVSDSETLFESVEDIGYSIFVIDDKNFPLFYQRKDVAEYEDFFSKNYENEEEEESDDGE